A single region of the Raphanus sativus cultivar WK10039 chromosome 1, ASM80110v3, whole genome shotgun sequence genome encodes:
- the LOC108862555 gene encoding NAC domain-containing protein 5-like isoform X1, with protein MENRVGFRFIPTDEEIVDYYLRLKNLGGDTSHVDKAISTVDICSFEPWELPSKSRRESRDQMWYYFGRKENRGERQSRKTKSGFWKKTGVTTNIMRKRGDREKIGEKRVFVFQLKSEWVMHEYVSTFLPPTQTTYTVCKVIFKGDPKDLPSSAPGGGGGEVEHNHSQFTHMNNSGGSEGLQNPRHFTGLLDGEKETQIDDALRRAFDNVSPHDLNSLLNNENSDEEEHRNLLFMQEDRNDYRPKMSLTGFISDDDSDSDLISATTTCSIQTSSPCDSFGSSNRRIDQITDLQNAPNSTTKLMSPTQVVSKTQETSLDTSEKKKNLYEDVQGTEMGESEMDHYIINNKRAGFYYRKIQSCIKKTLLCSSIPPKNRII; from the exons ATGGAAAATCGGGTGGGGTTCAGATTCATTCCGACAGACGAGGAGATCGTGGACTATTACCTCAGGCTAAAAAATCTTGGTGGTGACACGAGCCATGTAGACAAAGCCATTAGCACGGTAGATATCTGTAGCTTCGAACCTTGGGAGTTACCTA GCAAGTCGAGGAGGGAGTCGAGAGACCAGATGTGGTATTACTTCGGTCGGAAGGAGAACAGAGGAGAGAGACAGAGCAGGAAAACCAAGTCTGGTTTTTGGAAGAAAACCGGAGTTACAACGAATATCATGCGAAAGAGAGGAGATCGCGAGAAGATTGGTGAGAAAAGGGTCTTTGTGTTTCAATTGAAATCAGAATGGGTTATGCATGAATATGTCTCTACGTTCTTGCCTCCTACTCAA aCCACCTATACAGTGTGTAAAGTAATATTTAAGGGTGACCCCAAAGATTTACCTTCTTCTGCtcctggtggtggtggtggtgaagtTGAGCATAATCACTCTCAGTTCACACATATGAACAACTCTGGTGGATCTGAG gGGTTACAGAATCCACGTCACTTTACTGGCTTGCTTGATGGGGAGAAGGAAACTCAGATCGATGATGCATTACGCAGGGCTTTCGACAATGTTTCACCTCATGATTTGAACTCTTTGCTTAATAATGAAAATAGTGATGAGGAGGAGCATCGGAATCTTTTGTTTATGCAAGAGGATCGCAACGATTACAGACCTAAAATGTCACTCACCGGTTTCATTAGCGATGATGATAGTGATTCTGATTTGATATCTGCGACAACAACA TGTTCCATCCAAACCTCGAGCCCTTGTGATAGTTTTGGTAGCTCAAATCGTCGCATAGACCAAATCACAGACCTACAAAACGCTCCCAACTCAACAACCAAGCTAATGTCACCAACTCAGGTG GTGAGCAAAACTCAAGAAACCAGTCTTGATACATCcgaaaaaaagaagaatcttTATGAAGATGTACAAGGGACTGAGATGGGAGAGTCTGAAATGGATCACTATATCATCAACAACAAAAGAGCCGGTTTTTATTACAGGAAAATTCAAAGCTGCATCAAGAAAACTCTGCTATGTTCTTCTATCCCCCCCAAGAACAGGATAATTTAG
- the LOC108862555 gene encoding NAC domain-containing protein 5-like isoform X2, which produces MENRVGFRFIPTDEEIVDYYLRLKNLGGDTSHVDKAISTVDICSFEPWELPSKSRRESRDQMWYYFGRKENRGERQSRKTKSGFWKKTGVTTNIMRKRGDREKIGEKRVFVFQLKSEWVMHEYVSTFLPPTQTTYTVCKVIFKGDPKDLPSSAPGGGGGEVEHNHSQFTHMNNSGGSEGLQNPRHFTGLLDGEKETQIDDALRRAFDNVSPHDLNSLLNNENSDEEEHRNLLFMQEDRNDYRPKMSLTGFISDDDSDSDLISATTTCSIQTSSPCDSFGSSNRRIDQITDLQNAPNSTTKLMSPTQVSKTQETSLDTSEKKKNLYEDVQGTEMGESEMDHYIINNKRAGFYYRKIQSCIKKTLLCSSIPPKNRII; this is translated from the exons ATGGAAAATCGGGTGGGGTTCAGATTCATTCCGACAGACGAGGAGATCGTGGACTATTACCTCAGGCTAAAAAATCTTGGTGGTGACACGAGCCATGTAGACAAAGCCATTAGCACGGTAGATATCTGTAGCTTCGAACCTTGGGAGTTACCTA GCAAGTCGAGGAGGGAGTCGAGAGACCAGATGTGGTATTACTTCGGTCGGAAGGAGAACAGAGGAGAGAGACAGAGCAGGAAAACCAAGTCTGGTTTTTGGAAGAAAACCGGAGTTACAACGAATATCATGCGAAAGAGAGGAGATCGCGAGAAGATTGGTGAGAAAAGGGTCTTTGTGTTTCAATTGAAATCAGAATGGGTTATGCATGAATATGTCTCTACGTTCTTGCCTCCTACTCAA aCCACCTATACAGTGTGTAAAGTAATATTTAAGGGTGACCCCAAAGATTTACCTTCTTCTGCtcctggtggtggtggtggtgaagtTGAGCATAATCACTCTCAGTTCACACATATGAACAACTCTGGTGGATCTGAG gGGTTACAGAATCCACGTCACTTTACTGGCTTGCTTGATGGGGAGAAGGAAACTCAGATCGATGATGCATTACGCAGGGCTTTCGACAATGTTTCACCTCATGATTTGAACTCTTTGCTTAATAATGAAAATAGTGATGAGGAGGAGCATCGGAATCTTTTGTTTATGCAAGAGGATCGCAACGATTACAGACCTAAAATGTCACTCACCGGTTTCATTAGCGATGATGATAGTGATTCTGATTTGATATCTGCGACAACAACA TGTTCCATCCAAACCTCGAGCCCTTGTGATAGTTTTGGTAGCTCAAATCGTCGCATAGACCAAATCACAGACCTACAAAACGCTCCCAACTCAACAACCAAGCTAATGTCACCAACTCAG GTGAGCAAAACTCAAGAAACCAGTCTTGATACATCcgaaaaaaagaagaatcttTATGAAGATGTACAAGGGACTGAGATGGGAGAGTCTGAAATGGATCACTATATCATCAACAACAAAAGAGCCGGTTTTTATTACAGGAAAATTCAAAGCTGCATCAAGAAAACTCTGCTATGTTCTTCTATCCCCCCCAAGAACAGGATAATTTAG